From Prosthecobacter dejongeii, the proteins below share one genomic window:
- a CDS encoding PfkB family carbohydrate kinase: protein MTFTAATTPIIEVIGIGAATQDDLWLVPEFSDQEGVTEAFQHLQMGGGPVATALCVLGCLGRSAALFDVVGGDTAGQRIMADLQRHKVSTEAIELLPTAISAQAVILVRKGDGARQITYLPSNAGELKLQDHHRERISKARLLHINGRHEAAARQAVKLATEANVLISFDGGAGRYRDSIRDLVLRSHIRIVSWQFAEAFCQTSDVEEMFLKLLNPPALVVVITQGTQGSWLAMPNGWRFHQPAYSASPLLDSTGCGDVYHGAFLHGWLAQWTPQECSDFASLLAAKNAEGLGGRRVCELLACV from the coding sequence GTGACTTTTACTGCTGCCACCACTCCTATCATTGAGGTGATAGGAATCGGTGCGGCGACTCAAGATGATCTTTGGTTAGTACCTGAGTTCAGTGATCAAGAGGGTGTCACAGAGGCTTTCCAGCATTTACAGATGGGCGGTGGTCCTGTGGCCACCGCTCTTTGCGTACTAGGTTGTCTTGGCAGATCTGCCGCGCTGTTTGACGTTGTCGGCGGCGACACTGCTGGCCAGCGGATCATGGCTGATTTACAGCGTCATAAAGTCTCGACGGAAGCCATCGAGCTCCTGCCGACAGCGATCTCGGCTCAGGCGGTGATTCTGGTACGAAAAGGAGATGGCGCGCGCCAAATCACATATTTGCCTTCCAATGCAGGAGAGCTAAAGCTTCAGGATCATCATCGCGAACGGATCTCTAAAGCTCGGCTGCTGCATATCAATGGGCGCCACGAAGCAGCCGCGAGGCAGGCTGTGAAGTTAGCCACGGAGGCGAATGTATTAATTTCCTTTGACGGTGGGGCGGGACGCTACCGAGATTCTATCCGGGACTTGGTTCTTCGAAGTCATATCCGCATTGTTTCCTGGCAATTTGCGGAAGCTTTTTGCCAAACGTCTGACGTGGAAGAAATGTTCCTAAAACTACTGAATCCACCGGCTCTAGTGGTTGTGATCACCCAAGGAACCCAGGGAAGTTGGCTGGCAATGCCCAACGGATGGCGCTTTCACCAACCGGCCTATTCGGCTTCTCCCCTGTTGGATAGCACCGGTTGTGGGGATGTGTATCACGGTGCTTTTTTGCACGGATGGTTAGCTCAGTGGACTCCGCAGGAATGTTCGGACTTTGCCAGTCTTCTCGCGGCAAAAAACGCCGAGGGATTGGGGGGAAGGCGAGTCTGTGAGCTACTCGCGTGTGTGTAA
- a CDS encoding NIPSNAP family protein, with amino-acid sequence MTRRCLLPLFSSFVIATLALAQSAAAEVYEMRIYTTNEGKLDALLARFRDHTCRLFEKHGIINIGYWVPLAKEDGAENTLIYILKHESVEGAKNAFANFGKDPEWQAARKASEEKGKILARPPESVFLSSTDYSPLIKLGKAAKDRVFELRTYTTPVGKLDSLHSRFKNHTMALFTKHGMDHVAYWVPAKGQKDENIKLIYILSHASQEAGKTSFTAFRADPEWIQAKSESEKDGSLTLPQPDGVKSIYLRATDFSPIR; translated from the coding sequence ATGACCCGTCGCTGCTTGCTCCCCCTTTTCAGTTCCTTCGTGATCGCCACCCTCGCGCTTGCTCAGTCGGCGGCCGCTGAGGTTTACGAAATGCGTATCTATACAACCAACGAAGGCAAACTGGATGCCCTCCTGGCCCGTTTTCGTGACCATACCTGCCGTCTTTTTGAGAAACATGGCATCATCAATATTGGATATTGGGTGCCCCTAGCTAAAGAAGACGGGGCCGAAAACACCCTGATTTACATTCTCAAACATGAAAGCGTGGAAGGCGCGAAGAATGCCTTTGCCAATTTCGGCAAAGATCCTGAATGGCAGGCGGCGCGAAAAGCCAGTGAGGAAAAAGGCAAGATCCTCGCCCGACCGCCGGAATCTGTGTTTTTGAGCAGCACCGATTATTCCCCCCTGATCAAATTGGGCAAAGCTGCCAAGGATCGCGTTTTTGAACTGCGCACTTACACCACTCCCGTCGGCAAGCTAGATTCCCTGCATTCTCGCTTCAAAAATCATACCATGGCCCTTTTCACTAAACATGGCATGGATCATGTCGCTTATTGGGTGCCTGCTAAGGGGCAAAAAGATGAAAACATCAAACTCATCTACATCCTATCTCACGCCAGCCAAGAAGCCGGCAAAACCTCTTTCACCGCCTTCCGGGCGGACCCAGAATGGATCCAGGCGAAAAGTGAAAGCGAGAAAGACGGATCTCTCACCCTTCCTCAACCAGATGGCGTGAAAAGCATCTACCTACGCGCCACAGACTTTTCTCCCATTCGCTGA
- the rpsT gene encoding 30S ribosomal protein S20, which translates to MANIRSSEKDIRKTAKRTAANQSVKSRIRTLRKKVLSAIEKGDSAAANSSLSEFSAATDKASKTKVLHKNTSSRLKSRLALKVGALTKKA; encoded by the coding sequence ATGGCTAACATTCGCTCTTCAGAAAAAGACATCCGCAAGACCGCCAAGCGCACGGCGGCCAATCAATCCGTGAAGAGCCGCATTCGCACGCTGCGTAAGAAAGTTCTCAGCGCTATCGAAAAGGGCGATTCCGCTGCTGCTAATTCCAGCCTCAGCGAATTTTCTGCGGCGACGGACAAAGCTTCCAAAACTAAAGTTCTTCACAAGAACACTTCTTCCCGTCTGAAGAGCCGCCTTGCCCTCAAGGTGGGTGCTCTGACCAAGAAGGCTTAA
- a CDS encoding aldo/keto reductase, which translates to MIPRVFLASNSPAFSRLVYGTWRFLDDPATAHSDDLLKRLHACLELGITTLDTAEIYGLYRVEEFIGQTLKKEPGLREKFEIVTKSGIYVPCDFHPDRKVAHYNATAARIVKSAEKSLRLLGTDYLDLLLVHRPDWLTSADETAEGLNRLLKEGKIRSAGVSNYNVHQFDLLNSRMDQPLVTNQIEFSLLHMDPIYDGTADQSQKLGFKPMAWSPLAKGALMSPENPAGARLQKKAAELSAKYGGATLDQLAYAWILAHPSQPLPIIGTNKIERLIATAQAMDIQLEREDWYGLWEAAQGQSIP; encoded by the coding sequence ATGATTCCCCGTGTTTTTTTGGCCTCAAACAGTCCTGCTTTTTCCCGTCTTGTTTATGGTACTTGGCGTTTTCTGGATGACCCAGCGACAGCCCATTCCGATGACCTTTTAAAGCGTCTTCATGCGTGTTTAGAGCTCGGGATCACCACGTTAGACACCGCCGAGATCTATGGACTCTATCGTGTCGAGGAATTCATCGGCCAGACTTTGAAAAAAGAGCCTGGTCTGCGAGAGAAATTTGAGATCGTCACCAAATCCGGCATTTACGTGCCTTGTGATTTTCACCCTGACCGGAAAGTGGCGCATTACAATGCCACGGCAGCCCGAATCGTGAAAAGCGCCGAGAAATCTCTGCGACTGCTGGGCACGGATTATCTGGATCTCTTGCTGGTGCATCGGCCGGATTGGCTCACCTCAGCCGATGAAACGGCGGAAGGGCTAAACCGTTTGCTCAAGGAAGGCAAGATTCGCAGTGCAGGCGTTTCTAACTACAATGTGCATCAGTTTGACCTGCTCAATTCAAGGATGGATCAGCCCCTGGTTACCAACCAGATTGAATTCAGTCTGTTGCATATGGACCCAATCTATGATGGCACGGCGGATCAGAGTCAGAAGCTAGGATTCAAGCCGATGGCCTGGTCACCGCTGGCTAAGGGAGCCTTGATGAGTCCAGAAAACCCTGCGGGAGCTCGATTGCAGAAAAAAGCGGCAGAGCTCTCTGCCAAGTATGGTGGAGCGACGCTGGACCAGTTGGCTTATGCGTGGATTCTTGCTCATCCTTCCCAACCTTTACCGATCATTGGCACCAATAAAATTGAGCGATTGATCGCCACCGCGCAGGCCATGGACATTCAGTTGGAACGCGAAGACTGGTATGGCCTCTGGGAGGCTGCTCAGGGGCAAAGCATCCCTTGA
- a CDS encoding AraC family transcriptional regulator yields the protein MKTLPVATADLLAFLATQKPEIFDLSGRIDSRRYLGRRFPEPLPLIMSLQQYPGYRRMVGENWMHWHDYYEFFVALSGRGDFRSGNDRFLFDPGDVVLVDPLKIHGVMRMDAAHTALVMLFPSHLVAQAGAVVDQGFLLPWDRRRAGVLPLLKVDHPAAPAVHEALLRLVKCWFHAEVGEERWVALKFHFMAVLFQMRQAFSAASSQGLATTDRAVKEERLRRSLDYVSLHAHESLSQPEAAKAAGMSTSRFRAFFKETTGWGFAQYVKELRVERAAKLLRETDDSVATIAHMTGFADQSHLLRCFKGKYGDAPLAYRQRHRS from the coding sequence ATGAAAACGCTGCCTGTTGCGACCGCCGACTTGCTGGCGTTTTTAGCCACGCAGAAGCCGGAGATTTTTGATCTCTCAGGCCGCATTGATTCTCGGCGTTACTTGGGACGGCGATTTCCTGAGCCGTTACCTTTGATCATGAGCCTACAGCAGTATCCAGGTTACCGCCGCATGGTGGGAGAGAACTGGATGCACTGGCATGATTATTACGAGTTCTTTGTGGCTTTGAGCGGTCGTGGAGACTTTCGCAGTGGCAATGATCGCTTCCTGTTTGATCCGGGGGATGTCGTGTTGGTGGATCCTCTAAAAATCCACGGTGTCATGCGCATGGATGCCGCGCACACAGCTCTGGTGATGCTCTTTCCATCTCACTTGGTGGCTCAGGCGGGGGCTGTGGTGGATCAGGGGTTTTTACTGCCCTGGGATCGTCGGCGCGCTGGGGTGCTACCGCTTTTGAAGGTGGATCACCCTGCCGCTCCTGCGGTGCATGAGGCCTTGCTGCGTTTAGTGAAGTGCTGGTTTCATGCGGAGGTGGGAGAGGAACGATGGGTGGCGCTGAAATTTCATTTCATGGCCGTTTTGTTCCAAATGCGGCAGGCTTTTTCAGCGGCCTCCAGCCAGGGTTTAGCGACGACGGATCGAGCCGTGAAGGAGGAGCGGCTACGTCGCTCTCTGGACTATGTTTCGCTGCATGCGCATGAGTCCCTTTCCCAACCGGAAGCGGCCAAAGCAGCGGGCATGAGCACCAGTCGTTTTAGAGCCTTTTTCAAAGAGACCACGGGCTGGGGTTTTGCCCAATATGTGAAGGAGTTGCGAGTGGAGCGAGCGGCTAAGCTGCTGCGAGAGACGGATGATTCCGTGGCTACGATTGCCCACATGACGGGCTTTGCGGATCAGAGTCATCTGCTACGTTGTTTTAAGGGTAAATATGGGGACGCTCCTCTGGCTTATCGTCAGCGCCACCGTTCTTAA
- a CDS encoding alpha/beta hydrolase, with translation MKLFLLAASLLLTCLPAWAQVIPSHVKTGDVVYGRKFGFALTLDVFQPDKPNGCAIIYMVSGGWVSGYSPNTPPIYASFLERGYTVFSVRHACQPKFTIPEITQDIHRAIRYIRYHAKTWNLNPEKFGISGGSAGGHLSLTLGVQGGPGNPESKDPVDRESSAIQAIACLYPPTDFLNYGKTGEDAVGVGILKNYKAAFGPESDTPEGRLRLGKEVSPIYRITEKLPPTFIIHGDKDELVPMQQSQLFVAQATAAGAIAKLVVKPGAAHGWPDRQPDYQQFADWFDEHLRGLKK, from the coding sequence ATGAAACTATTTCTCCTGGCTGCTTCCCTCTTACTGACATGCCTGCCTGCTTGGGCGCAGGTCATCCCCTCACATGTGAAGACTGGGGATGTGGTCTATGGGCGCAAGTTTGGCTTTGCATTGACCTTGGATGTCTTTCAGCCTGATAAGCCGAATGGCTGTGCCATCATCTACATGGTTAGCGGTGGCTGGGTGTCTGGTTATTCACCAAATACGCCGCCCATTTACGCCTCGTTTCTCGAGCGCGGTTACACGGTCTTTTCAGTGCGGCATGCCTGCCAGCCTAAGTTCACCATTCCCGAGATCACACAAGACATTCATCGTGCCATTCGTTACATCCGATACCATGCCAAGACCTGGAATCTCAATCCTGAAAAGTTTGGTATCAGTGGTGGCAGTGCAGGTGGGCATCTATCTTTGACCTTAGGCGTTCAAGGCGGTCCAGGAAATCCTGAGTCCAAAGACCCCGTTGATCGTGAAAGCAGCGCCATTCAGGCCATCGCTTGTTTATATCCTCCGACGGATTTTCTGAATTACGGAAAAACGGGCGAAGATGCCGTAGGAGTAGGTATTTTGAAGAACTATAAAGCTGCCTTTGGTCCTGAGTCCGATACGCCAGAAGGACGGCTACGTTTGGGCAAGGAAGTTTCACCAATCTATCGAATCACGGAGAAACTCCCACCTACTTTCATCATCCATGGGGATAAAGATGAGCTGGTGCCCATGCAGCAGTCACAGCTTTTTGTCGCGCAGGCCACTGCGGCAGGGGCCATCGCTAAACTTGTGGTTAAGCCGGGTGCTGCTCACGGTTGGCCAGATCGCCAGCCAGATTATCAACAGTTTGCTGACTGGTTTGACGAGCATCTGCGTGGGCTGAAAAAGTAA
- a CDS encoding SMI1/KNR4 family protein codes for MIEAEITKIESTLSLRLPPDYRGFLTEEAELDGPIDDTTALRDADAIIEATKAYRQGFEGLPPWPPHWLYVGDEADACPYVLDCQNGRLLRLDKGNRERPPLAEYPSFADFVTTCEKEDIEVDFPPATWREKALGWLVMAIAFLLVFVVLPGVAFGTKLLYRWLIYGEVPRYEP; via the coding sequence ATGATCGAAGCCGAGATCACCAAAATCGAATCTACCCTGAGTCTGCGATTGCCACCCGATTATCGCGGCTTTCTCACGGAAGAGGCAGAGTTGGATGGGCCGATCGATGACACCACCGCGCTACGTGACGCCGATGCGATCATCGAGGCCACGAAGGCATATCGACAAGGCTTTGAAGGTCTTCCCCCATGGCCTCCGCATTGGCTATATGTGGGAGATGAGGCGGATGCCTGCCCTTACGTGCTCGATTGTCAAAACGGCAGGCTCCTGCGCCTGGATAAAGGTAACCGTGAGCGGCCACCTCTGGCGGAATATCCATCCTTTGCAGACTTCGTGACTACCTGTGAAAAGGAGGATATTGAAGTGGATTTCCCGCCCGCCACTTGGCGTGAAAAAGCCCTTGGTTGGCTGGTGATGGCTATTGCCTTTTTGCTGGTCTTTGTGGTGCTGCCAGGTGTAGCCTTTGGGACCAAGTTGCTATACCGCTGGCTTATCTATGGAGAAGTCCCACGTTATGAGCCCTGA
- a CDS encoding cation diffusion facilitator family transporter — MSQNQVAIKAVVWSIVLNAVLACVKVTVGIIGHSYALIADGIESVNDIFVSLMVVVGLKVAEKPPDENHPYGHGRAEQIAGLFSALSLLLAGGTIAYHSIHNIMHRHSSPAWFTLPVLVLVIVVKEGLSRYAMRKSDETMSTALKGDAWHHRADAITSGAALVGISIALIGGDGFEMADDVAALVGCIIIFINGGQLFKATLHETMDGAAQEDLYLEARAIGAAIPGVCMIEKLRMKKSGLGYHMDIHVQVDGLLSVHEGHRIGHDVQRALLTSDRRFLDVIVHVEPYGHHHTHDQGS; from the coding sequence ATGAGCCAAAACCAGGTCGCCATTAAAGCCGTCGTTTGGAGCATTGTGCTCAATGCGGTGCTAGCTTGCGTGAAGGTGACAGTGGGCATTATTGGCCATTCGTATGCGCTCATTGCCGATGGTATTGAGTCCGTAAATGACATCTTTGTCTCTCTCATGGTGGTGGTGGGACTGAAGGTGGCGGAGAAACCACCGGATGAAAATCACCCCTATGGGCATGGTCGAGCGGAACAAATCGCCGGGCTTTTTTCTGCGCTCTCTTTGCTCTTGGCAGGCGGCACGATCGCCTACCACAGCATTCATAACATCATGCATCGGCATTCCTCTCCAGCCTGGTTTACGCTACCTGTGCTTGTGCTGGTGATCGTGGTCAAGGAGGGCCTGTCCCGCTACGCCATGAGGAAGAGTGATGAAACGATGAGCACGGCTCTCAAAGGCGATGCCTGGCATCACAGAGCGGATGCCATCACCTCAGGTGCAGCCTTGGTGGGTATCAGCATCGCCCTCATCGGTGGAGACGGTTTTGAGATGGCAGATGATGTGGCCGCTCTGGTCGGCTGCATTATCATCTTCATCAATGGCGGACAGCTCTTTAAAGCCACGCTGCATGAAACCATGGATGGTGCTGCACAGGAAGATCTGTACCTGGAAGCCCGTGCTATCGGTGCCGCGATACCCGGTGTGTGCATGATTGAAAAACTGCGCATGAAAAAATCCGGCCTGGGTTACCACATGGACATTCATGTGCAGGTAGATGGCCTACTGAGTGTGCATGAAGGGCACCGGATCGGCCATGATGTGCAGCGCGCTTTGTTGACCTCTGACCGCCGCTTTCTAGATGTCATCGTGCATGTGGAGCCCTACGGCCACCATCATACTCATGATCAGGGCTCATAA
- a CDS encoding DUF2238 domain-containing protein: MRNTPPPRLLPLFLFNAGYMAAAVAASMIKGNREFIFYIVIMCILIGVMALVHRRVGLSTPLLWALSLWGMMHMAGGLVPVPEGWSFQGQHGVLYSLWLIPEKLKYDQIVHAYGFGITTWLCWHALSTSLRKAWQVELPPTFGMLTLCAAAGVGFGALNEVIEFVAVLTIPNTNVGGYENTGWDLVANLIGATVAAIWIRLRSPVKL; encoded by the coding sequence ATGAGAAATACCCCACCTCCGCGCCTGCTTCCCTTGTTCTTATTCAATGCTGGCTACATGGCGGCTGCGGTGGCGGCCTCCATGATCAAGGGGAACCGCGAGTTCATCTTTTACATCGTCATCATGTGCATCCTCATTGGGGTGATGGCGCTGGTGCATCGCCGTGTAGGACTGAGCACGCCTTTACTTTGGGCCCTTTCTCTTTGGGGCATGATGCACATGGCTGGAGGACTGGTTCCGGTGCCTGAGGGGTGGTCTTTCCAAGGACAGCATGGTGTGCTGTACAGCCTATGGCTAATCCCTGAAAAACTGAAGTACGATCAAATCGTCCATGCCTATGGATTTGGCATCACCACGTGGTTATGTTGGCATGCTTTGAGCACCTCTCTCAGAAAAGCTTGGCAGGTGGAGTTGCCACCGACTTTTGGCATGCTGACGCTCTGTGCTGCCGCTGGGGTGGGTTTTGGCGCCTTGAACGAGGTCATTGAATTCGTCGCCGTTCTCACCATCCCCAACACGAACGTAGGGGGTTATGAAAATACGGGGTGGGATCTAGTGGCCAACTTGATCGGCGCCACCGTGGCAGCCATCTGGATCCGATTGCGCTCTCCTGTAAAGCTCTAG
- a CDS encoding YihY/virulence factor BrkB family protein: protein MQRAKEVTKTDTLRMTWKWLTRNRIFNLLYQTVDNWIEDGALMLSAALAYYSIFSMAPLLIIAVSIAGLVFGEEAVRGQLESQLQNYVGDRMASSVQGLVESAARPGQGWLNAGTGFVILLVGASSVFAQLKDALNLIWGVKETKWKGVMNFVMTRLLSFGMVLVIGFLLLISLVLSTAVAALSKYVSYAFGVPLEVWSIFGVIISFLLVTVLFAIIFKILPDVAVLWKDVWVAAMLTSVLFEVGKHGLSYYLGRESVASSYGAAGSLVLMLLWVYYASCLLLFGAEFSQVYSRTLSREASEEPEVTPPPKRPRDLDAEPLKKHGDLRPLD from the coding sequence ATGCAGAGGGCCAAAGAAGTCACCAAGACCGATACCCTGAGAATGACTTGGAAGTGGCTTACCCGAAATCGAATCTTCAATCTGCTGTATCAAACGGTGGATAATTGGATTGAAGATGGTGCTCTCATGCTCAGCGCCGCATTGGCCTATTACTCCATTTTTTCCATGGCTCCGCTGCTCATCATCGCAGTTAGCATCGCGGGATTGGTGTTTGGGGAAGAGGCTGTGCGTGGGCAGTTGGAGTCTCAACTTCAGAACTATGTGGGAGACCGCATGGCAAGTTCCGTACAGGGGTTGGTCGAAAGTGCGGCTCGACCTGGGCAAGGTTGGCTGAATGCAGGGACGGGTTTTGTCATCCTTTTGGTTGGGGCATCCAGCGTCTTTGCTCAGCTTAAAGATGCCTTAAATCTCATCTGGGGAGTGAAGGAGACGAAGTGGAAAGGCGTCATGAATTTCGTCATGACCCGGTTGCTGAGTTTTGGCATGGTTTTGGTGATCGGTTTTCTCCTCCTTATCTCGCTCGTCCTCAGCACCGCCGTGGCTGCCCTGAGCAAATATGTCAGTTATGCCTTTGGGGTGCCTTTAGAGGTGTGGAGCATCTTTGGGGTCATTATATCCTTCCTCCTTGTCACGGTGTTGTTTGCCATCATTTTCAAAATCCTCCCAGATGTCGCAGTGCTGTGGAAAGACGTCTGGGTAGCGGCCATGCTGACATCTGTGCTGTTTGAGGTGGGTAAACACGGGCTCAGTTATTATCTTGGGCGCGAGAGTGTGGCCTCCAGTTATGGGGCTGCAGGCTCTCTGGTACTCATGCTACTGTGGGTTTACTACGCTTCCTGCCTGCTACTTTTTGGCGCTGAATTCAGTCAGGTTTATTCCCGCACCTTGAGCCGCGAAGCTAGTGAGGAACCCGAAGTCACCCCACCGCCCAAGCGCCCCCGTGACCTGGATGCTGAACCCCTGAAAAAGCATGGAGATCTCCGGCCCCTTGACTAA